The following coding sequences lie in one Leucobacter allii genomic window:
- a CDS encoding glycosyltransferase family 2 protein translates to MRVTAVLVAYNRRELLRESLEALAAQSRPVDRLVVVDNASTDGSDAVAAELLEAWGAQARFVRLTENTGGAGGFAVGIAAAVAEDDVDWVWVMDDDTVPGPDALAGALAAHERYRETGQDDLAVMGSRVVWTDGEDHPMNTPKAKIRADADERRRAAEVGAMEIRSISFVSAFLRAARVREVGLPIADYFLWNDDFEFSARLLRGARGLYVPGSVVTHKTAKRGSSDADPGARFYYEVRNKLWVFRRSRALAPWEKLLYSAATARRWLRTFRASADRAQLRECLRRGWRDGWTHAPRPSRVVLRDAGVPVDAMIEVERMSKLGSR, encoded by the coding sequence ATGCGCGTGACCGCCGTGCTGGTGGCCTACAACCGGCGGGAGCTGCTGCGGGAGTCGCTCGAGGCGCTCGCCGCGCAGAGCCGTCCCGTCGACCGCCTCGTCGTGGTCGACAACGCCTCGACGGACGGCTCCGACGCGGTCGCGGCCGAGCTGCTCGAGGCCTGGGGGGCGCAGGCGCGCTTCGTGCGGCTGACGGAGAACACGGGCGGCGCCGGGGGGTTCGCGGTCGGGATCGCGGCCGCCGTCGCCGAGGACGACGTCGACTGGGTGTGGGTGATGGACGATGACACCGTCCCCGGGCCCGACGCGCTCGCGGGCGCCCTGGCGGCGCACGAGCGCTATCGGGAGACCGGGCAGGACGATCTCGCCGTGATGGGCTCGCGCGTCGTGTGGACGGATGGCGAGGACCACCCGATGAACACGCCGAAGGCGAAGATCCGCGCCGACGCCGACGAGCGCCGACGCGCCGCGGAGGTCGGAGCGATGGAGATCCGCTCGATCTCCTTCGTCTCGGCGTTCCTGCGCGCGGCCCGGGTGCGCGAGGTCGGGCTCCCGATCGCGGACTACTTCCTGTGGAACGACGACTTCGAGTTCTCGGCGCGCCTGCTCCGCGGGGCCCGCGGGCTGTACGTCCCCGGGTCCGTCGTCACCCACAAGACCGCGAAGCGGGGGTCGAGCGACGCCGATCCCGGGGCGCGGTTCTACTACGAGGTGCGCAACAAGCTGTGGGTGTTCCGGCGCTCGCGGGCGCTCGCCCCGTGGGAGAAGCTGCTGTACTCCGCGGCGACGGCCCGGCGCTGGCTGCGCACCTTCCGGGCCTCCGCGGATCGCGCGCAGCTGCGCGAGTGCCTCCGGCGGGGGTGGCGCGACGGCTGGACCCATGCGCCGCGCCCCTCCCGCGTCGTGCTGCGCGACGCCGGCGTGCCGGTGGACGCCATGATCGAGGTCGAGCGGATGTCCAAGCTGGGTTCGCGGTAG